ACGGATTTTAACAGCAAGATTATTATGGTAGTACATTATGTTCACGAGTGGCGTGGTAGCTTCCGTGAAGATATGTCGCGGCGGCGGCGACAGGACCTCACCGATCGAGCCACGACGGCGCGCCCGATCGGTGGGCGGCCGGTTGCGGCGGTGTGACCGGCTGTTCGGGGGACACAACGGTCTCCCGGTCGGCGACTATCGTGCGGCTGTCGCCGGCGTCGCACGCGGACCAGCGCCACACGAGGGATCCAATACATGACACAGTATGTCGGTGCGATAGACCAGGGGACGACCGGTACCCGATTCATGGTGTTCGACCATGAGGGACAAGTCGTCGCGAACGCGTACGAACAGCACGAACAGATCTACCCGAATCCGGGATGGGTCGAACACGACCCGATCGAGATCTGGGAAAACACGAAGCAAGTCGTTCTCGACGGCCTGGCGGACGCGGGCCTCGAAGCGAGCCAGCTCGAAGCACTCGGAATCACCAACCAGCGCGAGACGACGATCGTCTGGGACAAAGACTCCGGAAAGCCGGTCCACAACGCGCTCGTGTGGCAGGACCGGCGGACGACGGACAGAGTCGAGGAGATTCAGGAGGCGGGCAAAGTCGAAGAGATCCGCGAGAAGACCGGACTGGAGTGTGACGCCTACTTCTCCGCGACCAAGACCGAGTGGATCCTCGACAACGCGGAGCCGCTCAAGATGCAGAGCTCCCGCGGCGGCGACCTCCGTGACCGCGCTCGCGAGGGCGAGCTGCTCATGGGGACCATCGACGCGTGGCTCATCTACAACCTGACGGGCAACCACATCACGGACGTCACCAACGCCTCCCGGACGATGCTGTACAACATCCGGGAGATGGAGTGGGACGACGAACTCTTAGACGAGTTCGACGTGCCCAAAGAGATGGTACCCGAAGTCCGGCCGTCCTCCGACGAGGAGTACTACGGCCACACCGACGCGGACGGGTTCCTCGGCGAAGAGGTTCCCGTCGCCGGCGCGCTCGGCGACCAGCAGGCCGCGCTGTTCGGACAGACCTGCTTTGATAAAGGCGACGCGAAGAACACCTACGGCACCGGCGCGTTCTACCTGATGAACACCGGCGAGGAGGCCGTCGCCTCCGACAACGGCCTGCTCACGACCGTCGGGTTCCAGATGTCCGGCGAGCCGGTCCAGTACGCGCTGGAGGGGTCCATCTTCATCGCCGGCGCGGCGATCGAGTTCCTCGAAGATATCGACCTCATCAACAACGCGGCCCAGACCGCGGAGCTGGCCCGGTCGGTCGACTCGACCGACGGCGTCTACATGGTCCCGGCGTTCACCGGGCTCGGCGCCCCGCACTGGGACGGCCGCGCTCGCGGGACCCTCGTCGGGATGACCCGCGGGACGACGAAAGAACACATCGTCCGCGCGACGCTCGAATCGATCGCCTACCAGACCCGCGACCTCGCGGAGGCGATGGAGGCCGACTCCGGCGTCGAGATGACGAGCCTCCGCGTCGACGGCGGCGCGGTCAAGAACAACTTCCTCTGTCAGCTCCAGTCCGACATCATCCAGACGGACATCGTCCGGCCCGAGGTCGACGAGACTACCGCGCTCGGCTCGGCGTACGCCGCCGGCCTCGCGGTCGGCTACTGGGACACCGTCGACGAGCTCCGCGACAACTGGCAGGTCGACCGGGAGTTCTCCCCGGAGAAGGAGCAGGAAGACGTCGACAAGCTGTACGACCGCTGGGACGACGCGGTCGAGCGCTCCCTGAACTGGGCCCAGGAGGAAGCCTAAATGAACGAGCTGCTCCTACAGATCCCGATCATCGGGATGGAGGTAGAGCCGTTCCTGCTGCTCCTCATCACCGCGCTGGCCGGCGGGGCGTTCGGCGCCGCCATCGGCGCGCTCCCGGCGTTCATCTTCACCGGGTTCGTCGTCTTCCTGGGTGAGGGGATCGGGATCCTCCAGCGCCAGATCGGCGCACTCGAGGTCATCCCGGCCGGCGAGCTCGCGGCCGGCATCACGGGCGTCATCGGCTTCGGTGCGATCACCGGGCCGCACATCGCCTTCGCGGGCGGTGTGGCCGCCTCGGCGTACGCCGGCAAGAAGTACCCGGACATGAACCCCGCCGACGCGGGCTACCACTTCGGGAAGGACATCACCTACGCGTTCGGTACGAAGCCCGACATCCTCGCGGTGGGTGCGGTCTTCGGCGTGATCGGCGTCCTCATCAACCGCGTCGCCGGCGGCCTCATCGCCATCGCCGGCGTCCCGGTCACCGACACCATCGCCCTGACCGTCGTCCTGAGCGCCTTCCTCGCGCGGGTCGCCTTCGGCTACCCGCTCGTCGGGAACCCGTTCGGCGACGGCCTCCTCGACATGTCGCCGTTCGAGCGCGACGAGCCGCACCCGAAGGCCGACGGCGGCGCTGCCGAACACGCCGGGCGACCGGCGACCGAGCCGTGGCTGCCGCACCAGTACAAGTGGTCCGGCGTCACCGCCATCGGTCTCGTCGGCGGTATCCTCGGCGGCTACATCTGGATTCAGACGGGGAGCATCTTCCTCGGCTACGCGATCTCCGCGATCAGCCTGCTGTTCCTCCAGCTGGGCGTCGAGAAGATCCCGGTGACACACCACATCACGCTCATCGGCGCGGTCGGTGCCGTGGTGGTCGACCCCATCGCGGGCAGCGTCGTCGCGCTGCTCGCGGCCGGGGTGTTCGGTGCGGTCAGCGGCCTCATCGGTGAGGTCACCCAGCGGATGTTCTACGCGCACTCCGGCACGCACGTGGACCCGCCGGCGATGGCCATCGCCATCGCGATGGTGCTGGTGGCTATCCTCTCCATCATCGGCGTCCTGCCGAACGCGGGAT
This genomic window from Halorubrum sp. PV6 contains:
- the glpK gene encoding glycerol kinase GlpK; the encoded protein is MTQYVGAIDQGTTGTRFMVFDHEGQVVANAYEQHEQIYPNPGWVEHDPIEIWENTKQVVLDGLADAGLEASQLEALGITNQRETTIVWDKDSGKPVHNALVWQDRRTTDRVEEIQEAGKVEEIREKTGLECDAYFSATKTEWILDNAEPLKMQSSRGGDLRDRAREGELLMGTIDAWLIYNLTGNHITDVTNASRTMLYNIREMEWDDELLDEFDVPKEMVPEVRPSSDEEYYGHTDADGFLGEEVPVAGALGDQQAALFGQTCFDKGDAKNTYGTGAFYLMNTGEEAVASDNGLLTTVGFQMSGEPVQYALEGSIFIAGAAIEFLEDIDLINNAAQTAELARSVDSTDGVYMVPAFTGLGAPHWDGRARGTLVGMTRGTTKEHIVRATLESIAYQTRDLAEAMEADSGVEMTSLRVDGGAVKNNFLCQLQSDIIQTDIVRPEVDETTALGSAYAAGLAVGYWDTVDELRDNWQVDREFSPEKEQEDVDKLYDRWDDAVERSLNWAQEEA